From one Stieleria sp. JC731 genomic stretch:
- a CDS encoding TetR/AcrR family transcriptional regulator — translation MKHSDRKRADILAAAVSEFRTYGYDNTSMDRIADAAGASKRTVYNHFGSKEQMFEAMVREMMQRTDVLQRFAYQSDQPLPKQLKAIANEILGVIADESYRDLARVVLSRLTIEPEYSVIISEHSDRINSMLADWMTAAHRDKQLEVPHPELAADQFVGMLMSYGFWPAIFCVEKKSIAVKRTTFINQTVKMFLKGYGKPE, via the coding sequence ATGAAGCATTCAGATCGCAAACGGGCCGATATTTTGGCAGCAGCCGTCTCCGAGTTTCGTACCTATGGATACGATAACACGAGTATGGATCGGATCGCCGATGCAGCAGGCGCGTCCAAAAGAACGGTCTACAACCACTTCGGCAGCAAAGAACAAATGTTCGAAGCGATGGTCCGCGAGATGATGCAGCGGACCGATGTGCTTCAACGGTTTGCCTATCAATCCGATCAACCTTTGCCGAAGCAGCTCAAAGCCATCGCCAACGAAATTTTGGGCGTGATAGCCGATGAAAGCTATCGCGACTTGGCTCGGGTGGTCCTTTCGCGATTGACGATTGAACCGGAATACAGCGTCATCATTTCGGAGCACTCCGATCGGATTAATTCGATGTTGGCCGATTGGATGACAGCCGCACATCGCGACAAACAACTGGAAGTTCCACATCCCGAACTGGCGGCCGATCAGTTTGTCGGCATGTTGATGTCCTACGGTTTTTGGCCAGCAATCTTTTGCGTGGAAAAGAAATCGATCGCGGTCAAGCGGACGACGTTTATCAACCAGACGGTCAAGATGTTTCTAAAGGGCTACGGTAAACCGGAGTAG